In Candidatus Zixiibacteriota bacterium, the genomic window CCCATACGGTCCAATGCTGGTGGAGCAGGTGGAAAACGCCGTCAAAGCGGTCGAGGGAGTCGAGAAAGCCTCCGTTACGGTCGTCTGGGACCCGCCCTGGAATCCGGCTGAGATGGCCTCCGATATGGCGAAAGATGTCTTAGGTATCTGGTAGGGTGTCATTCTTCCGGCAGCTTTCTTCCACTCGTCTGACATATTCATCGGCGTCAAACTTC contains:
- a CDS encoding iron-sulfur cluster assembly protein; translated protein: MSLTRELILEKLKPIEDPEIALGVVDLGLIYDVEIVDNKEVNITMTLTTPACPYGPMLVEQVENAVKAVEGVEKASVTVVWDPPWNPAEMASDMAKDVLGIW